CCGGGGACAAGATAGTGAAGATCTCGGATAAGATAACCCAGGATATGCAGTTGGACGAGGCGGTGAGGCTACTCAGGGGCGAACCCGGCACTGACGTGATGTTGACCATATTGAGGGAGGATGCTCAGGACCTTATCGAGATCAAGATAACACGCGCGATAATAAAGATAGACAGCGTGAAAGACGCCGCGATCCTTGACGACGGCATTGCTTATATAAAGATCGTGGAGTTCCAGGAAAGGACAGGCAGGGACCTGGGAAAGCAGGTTAAGGACCTGATCAAAAAAGGCGCTTCATACCTTATTCTGGACCTGAGGAATAATCCGGGAGGGCTCCTGGAGGCGGCGGTGGAAGTAGCGGACCAGTTCCTGGACAAGGGCTCGCTTATTGTTTACACGGAGGGGCGTTACCCCGATAAACGTTTTGATTTTATCGCGAAAAAAGACCCGGAATTCGGGGATATAGGCCTTGTGGCCCTTGTTAACGGAGGGTCTGCCAGCGCGGCGGAAATACTCGCGGGAGCGATAAAGGACAATAAACGCGGGTTGGTCGTTGGAGTGACCACCTTTGGTAAAGGGTCCGTCCAGACGGTCATTCCCATGCAGGATGACTCCGCGCTGCGTCTTACCACTGCTGAGTATTTCACGCCTTCAGGCACCGGACTGATGGACAAAGGCATGGAACCGGATATTTATGTGGAGGCGATCAAACCCGCTGATATGGATAAATCTGTTCCGACGGATGATGACGCCGATATTTTCAGGAAGATCGATGAGGTCAAGAAACCCGTTAAGGATGAAAAGGAAGAAAAGGACGAAGCTCTGCGTGAAAGATTGGTAAAAGATAACCAGCTTGCCACGGCGGTAAATATAGTCAAAGGTTCCCGGGTTATATCGTTGTCCTCTGCCGAAAAGATCCGCCAGAAATAACACATACATATACGCGGGGACACGAAGAGGACCATTTTCAGGAGATCCCATACATGTACAAACGTCTTATGCTCTTTGCCCTCGTAACGGTAGCGCTGTTATCCTTTATCATGGTACTGGTATACTTGTTCTCTGGGCGTGTGGGAGGGGGGAAACCGGTGAAGGTGCCGGAGCCTACGACCACCCAGCCCCGGGTACGGGCTGATGTGCCGTCCAGTAACGTTAAGGAAGAACCGCCAGCCCCGGCCATAGCCCTGGTCCTGGATGACCTTGGGTACGGGGAAAAACTGCTTCAGGAGATAGCAGCGCTGGGGATACCAGTGACTTTGGCGGTCCTGCCGGATCTCGCCTTTTCCTCAAGGGTCTGTGACTTCGCGGATGCCGAAGGATTAGATACGATATTGCATCTTCCAATGGAACCCTTTGAAGTGACCTCGGGTCTTGAGAAGAATACTATTATGACCGACATGTCCG
This window of the Candidatus Omnitrophota bacterium genome carries:
- a CDS encoding S41 family peptidase, giving the protein MKKGPVILFISIFLLASAPARSEEDASRALNKEELFRQIQILADSITLITADYVEPVKEKDLIYGAVQGMMNTLDGYSQFLDPESFKEITEETKGEFGGVGISVGIRDGILTVISPMEDTPASAAGILAGDKIVKISDKITQDMQLDEAVRLLRGEPGTDVMLTILREDAQDLIEIKITRAIIKIDSVKDAAILDDGIAYIKIVEFQERTGRDLGKQVKDLIKKGASYLILDLRNNPGGLLEAAVEVADQFLDKGSLIVYTEGRYPDKRFDFIAKKDPEFGDIGLVALVNGGSASAAEILAGAIKDNKRGLVVGVTTFGKGSVQTVIPMQDDSALRLTTAEYFTPSGTGLMDKGMEPDIYVEAIKPADMDKSVPTDDDADIFRKIDEVKKPVKDEKEEKDEALRERLVKDNQLATAVNIVKGSRVISLSSAEKIRQK